One genomic window of Wolbachia endosymbiont (group B) of Eucosma cana includes the following:
- a CDS encoding IS630 family transposase (programmed frameshift) — protein sequence MALRSKLLDEEVVKSAKEMLKKVRNNAYVSKKLNAVIAAKKYSITSVAKIYCISRKALTSWIKLLKFGREEKLFAPRSRRRKTKLNQAQLQQIEAWIEENPNITIKEMRIRIQEKFDLNISKSTVHRHMQKMKFSYITPRPVHNVQDKSKQEEFKKNLNEVIGKYPEKELFFFDESRFGTHSKVGHGWFKKGTRTRVKIKLGRHNFYLYSAVNPKNGESFSLFAPNVNTDCMNIFLEQMLQYLGTREAVLVMDCASWHKSKNLKVPKNIEIIYLPPYSPELNPVERLWLYIKQNILRNKIYSTIALLESTLCKFLTSLATSTIKQLCSVSYLTPQQ from the exons ATGGCACTCAGATCAAAATTATTGGATGAAGAAGTAGTAAAATCAGCAAAAGAGATGCTGAAGAAAGTAAGGAATAATGCATATGTTTCAAAAAAACTAAACGCTGTAATTGCAGCAAAAAAGTACAGTATAACGTCTGTAGCAAAAATATATTGCATTTCAAGAAAGGCACTAACTTCGTGGATAAAACTCTTGAAATTTGGCAGAGAAGAAAAACTGTTTGCTCCTCGATCACGCCGAAGAAAAACTAAATTAAATCAGGCTCAACTACAGCAAATTGAAGCATGGATAGAAGAAAACCCTAATATTACCATTAAAGAAATGAGAATAAGAATACAGGAAAAGTTCGACTTAAATATTAGCAAATCTACAGTACACCGCCATATGCAAAAGATGAAATTTTCATATATTACACCAAGACCAGTACACAACGTACAAGATAAAAGTAAACAAGAGGAATTC AAAAAAAATCTCAATGAAGTTATTGGAAAGTATCCTGAAAAAGAGCTATTTTTCTTTGATGAATCAAGGTTTGGCACACATTCGAAAGTTGGGCATGGATGGTTTAAAAAAGGTACTAGAACTCGGGTTAAAATAAAGTTAGGTAGGCATAATTTTTATCTCTACAGTGCAGTTAATCCTAAAAATGGAGAGAGTTTTAGCTTATTTGCACCAAATGTTAACACTGATTGCATGAATATATTTCTTGAGCAAATGTTGCAATATCTAGGGACAAGAGAAGCTGTTCTTGTTATGGACTGTGCTAGTTGGCATAAGTCAAAAAATTTAAAGGTACCTAAAAACATTGAGATTATATACCTACCTCCATATTCACCTGAACTTAATCCTGTTGAGAGGCTTTGGTTATATATAAAACAGAACATTTTGCGCAATAAAATATACAGTACTATTGCTTTGCTTGAGAGCACTTTATGCAAATTTCTTACCTCTCTTGCTACTTCTACAATTAAACAACTCTGCTCTGTTTCCTATTTGACTCCACAACAATGA
- a CDS encoding nucleoside deaminase, with amino-acid sequence MELAIEQAKLAQKDGEVPIGAVIVNGNNIISSAHNISNDPTAHAEMLTIRQAFSTSTLYEAEMYVTLEPCPMCAQAISFAKIKRLYFGAYNPKGGGVENGTRIFQFCNHIPEVYGGILETKCSLLLKDFFEKLRT; translated from the coding sequence ATGGAACTTGCCATAGAGCAAGCAAAACTTGCTCAGAAAGATGGCGAAGTGCCAATAGGTGCTGTAATAGTTAATGGAAACAATATCATCTCCTCTGCACACAATATATCTAATGATCCAACTGCACATGCAGAAATGTTAACAATTAGACAAGCATTTTCAACTTCCACGCTTTATGAAGCTGAAATGTACGTAACGTTAGAGCCGTGCCCGATGTGCGCTCAAGCTATCTCTTTTGCAAAAATTAAACGTCTGTACTTCGGGGCTTACAATCCCAAAGGTGGAGGAGTTGAAAACGGCACTAGAATATTTCAATTCTGTAACCACATACCTGAAGTTTATGGTGGAATATTAGAAACAAAATGTTCTCTTTTATTAAAAGATTTCTTTGAGAAATTGAGAACTTAG
- a CDS encoding IS3-like element ISWpi17 family transposase (programmed frameshift): MATKKYEPELKAKIALEAIKNQKSTAEICSEYKIPSTNLYDWRDRVLARLKDLFVEESESARKQRILAQEIESLHKVIGELTVENSYLKKKFTEISKKDRVRFIEKDSDLSIRKQADLLGICRSSLYYRPIINNESEVANLIQEVYLASDCRYGYRKITAEIIASGVVVNHKKILRIMKKMKISGLYCRKRCNTSIKEKKHKIYPYLLKDLIICRVNQVWATDITYIMVEGKFIYFVAIMDLYSRYIIAHSLSPYLDAGFCLYTLKEALKQGKPEIFNSDQGVQFTSYNFIMELERANIKISMDHKGRCFDNIFVERLWRTLKQEAIYYYRPNSIRDLNLIINDFVAWYNYRRRHQTLHYKVPADLYYHKQ, translated from the exons ATGGCAACAAAAAAATATGAACCAGAGTTAAAAGCAAAGATAGCTTTGGAAGCAATAAAAAATCAAAAAAGCACAGCTGAGATATGTAGTGAATATAAAATACCATCAACAAATCTATATGATTGGCGTGATAGAGTATTGGCAAGGTTAAAAGACCTATTTGTTGAAGAAAGTGAAAGTGCGAGAAAACAAAGAATCTTAGCGCAAGAAATAGAAAGTTTACATAAAGTAATAGGAGAATTGACAGTGGAAAATAGCTATTTGAAAAAAAAAT TTACTGAAATAAGCAAAAAAGATAGAGTAAGGTTTATAGAAAAAGATTCTGATCTGTCAATTAGGAAACAGGCTGATTTATTGGGGATTTGCAGATCTAGCCTATATTATAGGCCTATAATTAATAACGAAAGTGAAGTAGCAAATTTGATTCAAGAAGTATATTTGGCTTCTGATTGCCGTTATGGATATCGTAAAATTACTGCTGAAATCATAGCGAGTGGAGTAGTAGTCAATCACAAAAAAATCTTAAGAATTATGAAAAAAATGAAGATTAGTGGGCTGTATTGTAGAAAAAGATGTAATACAAGTATTAAAGAAAAAAAGCATAAAATATATCCTTATTTACTCAAAGATTTGATTATTTGTAGAGTTAATCAGGTATGGGCTACTGATATAACATATATTATGGTAGAAGGTAAGTTTATCTATTTTGTGGCAATAATGGACTTGTATAGTCGCTATATTATTGCTCATTCATTATCACCATATCTCGATGCTGGATTTTGCCTTTATACTCTCAAAGAAGCTCTAAAACAAGGTAAACCTGAGATTTTTAATAGTGATCAGGGGGTGCAGTTTACTAGCTACAACTTTATTATGGAATTAGAGCGTGCTAATATTAAAATCAGTATGGACCATAAAGGACGTTGCTTCGACAATATATTTGTTGAGCGCTTATGGAGAACTTTAAAGCAAGAAGCTATATATTATTATAGACCAAATAGTATCAGAGATTTAAATCTTATAATAAATGATTTTGTTGCTTGGTATAACTATAGAAGGCGACATCAGACTCTACATTATAAAGTTCCTGCTGATCTTTATTATCATAAACAGTAA
- a CDS encoding phage baseplate assembly protein V has protein sequence MLDHSFAISDLNRKLANIIHIGLVKEIDYEKAKVRVKIGEFLTGWLPWITSKAGKDRDWSPPDINEQVMVFSPLGELLLGVVLPGIYQEKYPAPENKKEINSVKFQDGTKFTYDKGKHHLEIEVVDKITLKAGGSSIEMTKGSIKLKARRIDLN, from the coding sequence ATGTTAGACCATAGTTTCGCGATTTCAGACCTAAATAGGAAGCTAGCAAACATTATTCATATAGGCTTAGTTAAAGAAATAGATTATGAAAAAGCAAAAGTAAGAGTTAAAATAGGAGAATTTTTAACAGGTTGGTTGCCATGGATAACAAGCAAAGCAGGAAAAGATAGAGATTGGTCTCCTCCAGATATTAATGAACAAGTTATGGTATTTTCTCCTCTTGGTGAACTATTATTAGGAGTAGTATTACCAGGAATATATCAGGAGAAGTACCCTGCACCAGAGAATAAAAAAGAAATAAATAGTGTAAAATTTCAAGATGGGACGAAGTTTACATATGATAAAGGGAAACATCATTTAGAGATTGAAGTAGTGGACAAAATAACACTTAAGGCTGGGGGATCAAGTATAGAAATGACAAAAGGTAGTATTAAATTAAAAGCAAGAAGAATAGACTTAAATTGA